aaaccatgtttttttttcccatattaatAGAGAGTATTATGCAAAACTCTTaggcagcctttagctttgtttttttttacagggttgtAATGAGTAAAGAAACATGCAGGCAATATGTGCACGGCAttaaaacacagattttttttgtttttgaaaggcATTTTGATTTTTCATACCATTTACATATTTGCTGTTTTTTGCAGTTGCACTTATAACATTACAATGACTGAGAAATCCATATGTGTGGTTATGCATTTCAGGAAAAACAATGTCTATATGCTATAAGCCGCATATAAACTATGTGGAATTAgctggacagagaaaaggataaaagGCAGACTTTGGAATACtctgaaggtgtgtaatataCCACAAGATTATATAAGAAAACATCCAAACAGTTGACCTAAAAGAGCTGAAGATTTACTGAACCCAGACAGAGGTCATATGAAATATTAACTTTACATGCAGAAACTGTTTATTTctctttctttgtgtgtttcagtGCTGTCCACATAACTCCTGCATATTTCTCATTAGAATGTAGACATATGCCCATTACAACCCCACAAAGCTAAAAGGCTTTTAATAATCATCACAATGGAGAATTTGATAAAGTTGCCATTTTGAAGAGTACCCAGATAAAAGATATCAAAATATATTAAGATATTAACATTTTCATCCCCTCAGTGTAATGATAGATGCAGTACATTGTATTTTAATACAGTAGaataagaaaaaatatcacatttcCAGTTTGGGCCATGGAGAATAGATTTCTAAAATGAGGAAGTGCACTTGAAAGCAACATTTATGTTCAGTGTGAGTTTACGAAGTGCATTGAATGCATCCTCATTCCCATCTGTCAAGACCTGAACATCAAAACAAAGCCACACAAATATTTACagtgtctttttctctttttttataatgATCCTGTTTTGATGTTGTTTATTCACTCAGCCCTAACATAAAGTCTGCATACATGTGATTTTAAATTACTAGTTTCAGAATTTTTTAAGATTATATATTGTATTGTCCTCCTCTGTTCTAGTTTATTACTGATAGGGTTATTTTACATTCTGCTTTCTGTCATGTCTCTTCTTGTgtcatcatttattcattttatctaaaCTTTGACTTAGTTATTGTTTGAGGTAATGTTGGCCGTGTTACCCTTCCTGTTTTGTCTATTAAAGCACCTGCTCTTCTTAAAGGTgttatatttattcattcagaGCACAGGTGTCATATGAATaaaaccattattattatcactactaTTATTATACTGTATCTGGTTATTCTTCAGTGTTTGGTTGTGAATTATAAAAACAGAAGCCTGTGTTTGCTTTTAAAGTCTGCAGCACATAGACTTACCCTCTTGCAGAGCTGCAGCCAGCAGCGCAGCGGCCTGAGGCAGCTCCTCTGACTGTGGATGGACCAACAGCCGCGGTTCAACTAGTGAAGCGTCTGTTCTCCCACTTATGGTAGACAGCTCTGCATAGAGCTGCAGCTTCTCCTCCAGGCTGGAGCAAATCTGCTGGTCCTGGCTCATCAGACTCTCTGAAATtacaaagtttgtttgtttgaaaaaAACACTATCAAAAATAAGCTCTGCATTTCATAACAGTGTTTCACATActaaaactctgtccatttcattgcCCCATTACGcacatagatagataaatagattttatttcaaacataagtaggcaaaagaaattccagatttaaaaggacactccaatatatggaaataaatcaaccgaaaaagaaaataaatatcacaaATGTATAATTATTTTATTGTAACTCTTTAACCCATTAAACCCTAAGCTTAAAATGGTCcgcttggactttttttcttattttgactaactaaaagtttagaaaatatgctgtgagggagtctgcccatttttccagagcactttttttttcccagaccaagtctagcaatcatttacaattttctgcatgttataatactgcttaAAAAGctttttctccagcttctagtacaggcatgagtaaaattaccaaaatgacccaataaaacctataaagcacaacgtctcaggtttcagaaaccattggaatttttccagttgtacagtgaaagagttacagctaTCCAAACTGCATTtttgcagggtgtgtcagcgatggcacatcaggttttaaagagttaactatTCCTAGCAtccaaaaaggagcaggaagaagccgAGCTTATATTGTCAGAGCGGTCAAGGATAAGAAAGAAAGTTTAACATCTAGAGAAAAATGTGACCACTGCCTGTGAATTTTACATACCTTGTAATTTCTGAATCTTTTGGATGCGAGCCTCAGCTGCTCGTTTCTCCTCTTCTGATTCACTTGTgtagtcttcttcttcctctggaCAGCTGAGAAGAAATCAATCAAACAAATTCATACCATTAAACAAATTCATATAAATCAAGATCAGAGGTATTAATCTCCCTGTATCCCCCCAGTGACTCAgtttacacaaacacactccGTCGTGCACACACCTCTCCACAGCCTCTCTAATGAGCCTCATCCAGGTGTTGCGTTCATCTTTGGAAGACGTGTGAACCTCATACATTTCTGGCCCGGCGGCAGATGCGCTGATCAAAAACATCCCTCTCTCTTCATTTGCTACTTCTCGCACAATTAACTTCTGCAATGCGATAACTGGAGGCTTTTGGTCCTGAGGCACAATCAAAGTGGTGGAAATAAATAATGCAGCGACAGCCCAACATAAAATACTTGAATTATCACAACAAGTAATGGGATGCAACATTAGAATAGAGACACAGCTCATTATTGTTGCAGTGGGGTGTTATGGGATATGGATGGCAGGAAAAATATGTGCCTACCACAGTGGCAAATGTATACTTCTGATCTTTTTCTTGTAGGAGGATGAGGGTGTCTGTAAGAAGGAGTGCCAGAACATCTGCGCAAATGAGGAAAATAAACAAGACAACATTCAACATCATCTGCCTGCATCATGTAAACAGatggaaaaacacacagaaacaataCGTTCATCGCAAAAAGAGCTGTGCAGCATCAGTGTCACCTTTAAGTCGCCCCGTGGCGGTTTTCCACAGGAGTACGCCTTGGTGTTTGAGTGTTTGTCCCGGCCTCATCATGTCCTGCTTGCGGAAGGTGTGTCCGTTCTTCAGCTTGGCTGAACTGCGATTCTCTATGCGGTTGAACACTTCCTGCAGCCTCTGGTGGCGCTCATACTCGCTGACCCGAAGGTCTACTGCTGCTATCACCTCTCGAATTTGAGCAAGTGCTTTCGATAGGTCGGTGTGCTCTTCTGTTTCACCTGAATGAGGAGAAATGGAAAGTGTGATAAGACTATGAATATGTTCCCATGACTTAGAAATGAAACTTGTAGGCACTTGGTTTTTACAACGTGACGGCATCCAGCAGGGGGCGGCAGAACACTAACTTTGAGTATACTGTAGAATCCTCTCCAGCAGCACCGGATACTTGGTTATCCTTTGGGTTACCAGCAAGATGCACTCTGGGATTTCCCGCCGGCGAACTAAGTAATTATTTCCTtgttgcttgaaaaaaaaaaaaaaaaaaaaggtacattttCTGAGAACTTCTCTAGAATTCTGCTAGAATTCTATACAACTCTGTGACGCAATGTTTGTTTAAtgtttattccagtgtgcaaTCTTTGTTTTCTTGCTGTTGGTAATTTAGTTCTTACCGCtgcttattattatcattattattatttttttttttttttaaccattattattactactactgctactttgTCACTTGTTTCTACCAGTATTTTCCAATGTGCAACTGTAATTTTTCACtagtgtttttatagttattgtatagcttttttattgcttttttcttgtggtatttcttgtgtgtatattcagtgttgtgctgcttctgaagcctcaatttcctgagggctctgcccaaaggatcaataaagttctatctaatctagaAGAGCTTTTATTTCACAACAGGTTGAActgaatttggaaaaaacacacagaacagaggTTTGGTACCTTAATAAAGTTCTGAAATCTTTTGTTGTGTTGCTGAAGTTCTTTGAAGAAACTGACTGCTTCATTGTGATGACTGCAGAATTCTCCATAGACCCGCTTCATTTTCTTTCCATTCTCCTCTGAAAACTGCAGAAACAGCacgttaaatacatttttatttttttttaacgtcCCGTCAGTTTCAAAGTCTGTACGTCTCACAGGACTTCGCTCACCTGTTGGAGCAAGACGTCTCCGATCCGCTGTATGAGGTAGTTCCTGTGTCCCTGGGGCTGCCCAGAGCTCAGTCTCCGCTCCCTCATGGCACTGAAGAAGCCATGATGGAAGAGAAGCAGCTGGTCCAGACAGGGGAAGACCCGCTCCACCGCTTCTGCATCCAGCTGCACCTCCTCCTTCATACCTCGGCGGAAAACCTCCGCCATAATGTGTAGAGTCTGCAGGTGGTGTAACTCAGTCTGCATCAGCTCTGTGTTAAGAGTTTGACAGAAAGACAAAGTGAGTCACAAAAAAAGGCTCAAGACTATAATATATACAGATAAATGTAATTTTCCAAAGTCATTCTTTCATAACTTCCCTGTCCTTACCATAGATTACATCCTGCCTTTTGACAGCTCGTTTGTCCTGTTTCTTGCAAAACTTATGCTCTACTGTCAGACTCCACGACTCAGCCTCATAATCCACAGCATCTGCCGACATGTCGCTGAAAATAGATGCATCCACGCAATCTGTGAGCAAACAGAGGGAGGACGCTCCATCACTTGGGATTCAGTTTCATTCATAAATGTCCATGATAACCAGTGTTTTGCAAGTTACtgtcaaactgtaatacattacggATTACTTGTtactattatttaaaagtaattttttacattacaatactactgtctcagaactgtcatgtgttacatgactcctgtattacttttgaattACAAAGGaaagcttgcatttttttcaacattttacatgttcaaacagggggtgccaCGCCGAGAACACCAGCAGATAAATCTGCaactgataaagaattctaactagtcatagaaacgttagcttaacTTGTCATGGGTGATCagagggatcatgctaactagcttctgtaaagcagggttagggttagtaacgaacatacgtccatgtggacaatggactgtcttctgccgtttgcacccattggctgaacaccaacaggaaatagaactttcctgccgcATTTATTATTCCTTAAGGTCTcgctgttttgggttttttgtttttgtttgtttgtttgtttgtttttttcatttgagcaattaaattatgggtgaaaagtgtgttgtaactcaAGCACTTGAACATGtattgagtaaaatattactgaaaattgattagtaatgccttacactactgtgatACAACAAaaggtaatctgttactgtaatgcattacttttgtaatgtgttaccCCCAAAACTGGTAAAAACATGCTTAGCATTTCCTTAATGTAGTGACAGTCTGTGCTTAAAAATGAGGGGTAAAACCCTTCATAATATTGGTCAAATACTAAAAAGACCATCTGCAAGGCAACACTATTGAGTTCTTTTTCAGTATTAATCCCAAACCTTCTCCAAAGGATGAGTCCGTGGAGGCAGAGGACATAGGAATTGGCAGGAGCTCTTCTGATTGGCTGGTCACCTTACAGGTATCAGATTCAGTCTCTGAACTCTCACTGAGCCTGCTGTAACATCAAGCAGAAAACATCCCAGTGTTAAGTATCAACATGATCCCATGGTATCATATAACTGACAATAAGGTTTATAAGACTTCTGTGACCTGTCACTGCTTGCAGAAAGGGGACATGCCAGTAGACCAGGGTCTTTCTTCTCTTTGGGGGTCATGACAGGTAGAGAGGTGGAGGGGGGGATCACAGATGGAGTTGGGCTCTCTCTCACTGTGAAATCTGCAGAGGGAAAAAACTAAATCAATCAGCATAGTGaccaaaatttaaacattatCAAGAGGAAATTTCAAGCAGAATGTGGTTACGAGAGTGAAATGATTGATGGTTGACCTCGGGGTGTAAACTCACTCTGTGGGAGGGATGCTGTCCTGTTCTTGGTAACAGCGTACTTATCCTGAAGCTTCTAAGTAATACAAATGACAGAAGCTGGTTAAAGAATATAAACAGCTGACATAAGGACAAGCTGCAATGGAGAGAAGGAGGAGTAGAGTTTTTAGTTGCATAGAAGAAGACAGGACTCACTTTTAAACATGGGGGGACAGATTCCTTACAGCCTTTATGGACGATGGCAGTGCAACCTGAGatgaaaaacataaatttttagcAAAAATAGTAGCTTCATTGAAATAAGGAATTTTATCCCAAAAAATGCATTATGGCATGATGGACAAACTTAATAAACTCTATAATATTTGGCAGCCATTTGTAGATTATCTTGCTCGTTTTCATTCTCTAGCTTGAAACACAAACCACAATGGGTATGCGCCTGTTTATTGAGCAACTGGTAATGAATGTAACACGGTAGTGATGCAAAAGAagctttgtctttttttattgttgcttttttctactcatttattacctccgccaaggaacggcagaggttatgttttcatctgggattgtctgttttttgtctgtttgtttgtctgttagcaagataactcaaaagttatggacggatttggatgaaattttcaagaaatgttgatactggcacaaggaacaaattattacattttggtggtgatcgagggggtgagggggtgggggaggattttttgtttgtttgtttgtctgttagcaagataactcaaacagttatggatggCATAGTTCAACAGATATTCTATGACgaagaaaaagttatggacggatttgatgaaattttaggaAATAAtgatacaaggaacaaatgattaaattttggtggtgatcgggggggggggggggttactgatctgccttggtggggatctgtgctgtccgagtgcttttctagttttcactgTATTATTTTGATTGTAGGTTTTTTAATAccaatatgaaaatgtgaataaaaatattGTTTGAAAGGTGCAATCATTAAAGTAACTTACCAGAGCAGTGCAGGAAGTCCTTTCCTGTTGCTGGTTtgtcacacaccacacacatattaGGGCCCAAACAGGATCCAGTGGCAAACCGATGTCCATTCAGTTGCCGGTCCTTAGCCTCTCTGTCTTTCCCTTTGCCCTTGTGAAACCATGTCAGAGACATAGGTGTAAACAAAAAGCCCATGCAGACAAAGACAAAACTACACTTCACAACTCAGACTACGCCACGCTGTTCATATCGTCATGAAGCATGGATTGATCTTTGTCTAGTTTCTATTTGCAGAGTATACCCTCCTCCATGTAGGGGCACATATGCTCTAAAATCTCTGCCTTTttctcactgtaaaaaaaaaaaaagaaagcaaatctTTGGGTAGGAAATGGAGTGGAGAAACAACAACATATGCAGCTCGTCGAGGGCGTCCATTCGCTATGCTGACTCAACAACAGGGGATTAATCATTACAAGGAAAGAGGCTGGACATCATGTTTGGTCCGTCACTCTGACCTTGAGTTATTCCAAGAAACATTTCCTGGTTTTGTCCCAGAATGGACGAATACTGAGTCACATGCTGTCCATACAGGAGTTTAGACTTGTGTATAAAACTCAACAAAAGTGATACTTAATCTGATAGGAGGTTCTTTTTTCATTTGCAGTTCCTCTGTTTGTATTTCAGGCTTACCTTGGCTTTATTCCGTGTGCTGGACATTCTGCTCTTGAGAAAACTGAAAGTACGGTAGACTTTATATTTCTCTGACTCCACCTTGGTTGGGATATTGTATTTATCCAGCTCCTCCTCTTCAATTCTGCAGAAAAACAAATGATAACGAGAGgatatttattgttatattatagaCAGTGAACTGTAACTTATAAGACATAGTGACTGAAGGTTGGTTTGGGGATCCATATCAGTTGTTAAAGTCACAgcttcccgttttttttttttttttcttgttaagtcAACAAAACAAGCAAGAGACAGTTATGAATCCAGACGAAAACCTAGATATTTGCATAGGTTTAAATCCAGGCTTCTACATAGTTAATGATCAGAGTAGA
This region of Sphaeramia orbicularis chromosome 12, fSphaOr1.1, whole genome shotgun sequence genomic DNA includes:
- the arhgef28a gene encoding rho guanine nucleotide exchange factor 28 isoform X5 — its product is MSSSSDPPVTQQTQVADADIKYSIAGVTRTSTGTDGGSWNSADSDYLLLATDTPPPPCPEDLHPPHSPCLTPANPSLSGLNHPTSSELTHQIDSPPSDTCDLSPSLVALEVDSEDDGTESKSPLSPLSSDIERSEDKRDTFNPSFSLTCTRSQSASSACEPTSKELGNDGIRLRSYSYSSPKISLRPARFTRDNHTSDISPEQRASSISEHSHEKRIEEEELDKYNIPTKVESEKYKVYRTFSFLKSRMSSTRNKAKGKGKDREAKDRQLNGHRFATGSCLGPNMCVVCDKPATGKDFLHCSGCTAIVHKGCKESVPPCLKKLQDKYAVTKNRTASLPQNFTVRESPTPSVIPPSTSLPVMTPKEKKDPGLLACPLSASSDSRLSESSETESDTCKVTSQSEELLPIPMSSASTDSSFGEDCVDASIFSDMSADAVDYEAESWSLTVEHKFCKKQDKRAVKRQDVIYELMQTELHHLQTLHIMAEVFRRGMKEEVQLDAEAVERVFPCLDQLLLFHHGFFSAMRERRLSSGQPQGHRNYLIQRIGDVLLQQFSEENGKKMKRVYGEFCSHHNEAVSFFKELQQHNKRFQNFIKQQGNNYLVRRREIPECILLVTQRITKYPVLLERILQYTQSETEEHTDLSKALAQIREVIAAVDLRVSEYERHQRLQEVFNRIENRSSAKLKNGHTFRKQDMMRPGQTLKHQGVLLWKTATGRLKDVLALLLTDTLILLQEKDQKYTFATVDQKPPVIALQKLIVREVANEERGMFLISASAAGPEMYEVHTSSKDERNTWMRLIREAVESCPEEEEDYTSESEEEKRAAEARIQKIQKLQESLMSQDQQICSSLEEKLQLYAELSTISGRTDASLVEPRLLVHPQSEELPQAAALLAAALQEAENLKAALSSKASSTFSNSSDSDTDSVFPMSPLSPSEAPSDPKASLRDPEPRERSWTEALADQSLTRVQKTDTNDIDLKVAQSVQSLTQLLYSLQAAVTLQDSCYEVQRLLLQETERPSPRAHRLHFPSLRGNTLQEQEKQRNFEKRKEEVAAAQRLQDRLRQEKERWEKECQAREIQHEEQESRLEMRERQCHLEAERLRREREELEEQLQEYQQNLERLREGQRSVEREREQLETQQKVLRCWKHSRQRSLPTVIPHMVIPLDGQQDQSLTQSRDPADNGSVFVNEAAFAGTSNNKRHIHHRGNDPTAHNCLNTLLARSNSRQHPVAKTPHPHSGSQGWVMGTGYLYTPTGRLGLQHKPSDHNSEDYIGETWSSTATAADPYPALPHPGDPQLGLSALVSLETDSSGEEGREETIVYL
- the arhgef28a gene encoding rho guanine nucleotide exchange factor 28 isoform X3, which translates into the protein MSSSSDPPVTQQTQVADADIKYSIAGVTRTSTGTDGGSWNSADSDYLLLATDTPPPPCPEDLHPPHSPCLTPANPSLSGLNHPTSSELTHQIDSPPSDTCDLSPSLVALEVDSEDDGTESKSPLSPLSSDIERSEDKRDTFNPSFSLTCTRSQSASSACEPTSKELGNDGIRLRSYSYSSPKISLRPARFTRDNHTSDISPEQRASSISEHSHEKREIRFRKRAQSADDEGSMELAESLQHLTLSEFLKEIEEEELDKYNIPTKVESEKYKVYRTFSFLKSRMSSTRNKAKGKGKDREAKDRQLNGHRFATGSCLGPNMCVVCDKPATGKDFLHCSGCTAIVHKGCKESVPPCLKKLQDKYAVTKNRTASLPQNFTVRESPTPSVIPPSTSLPVMTPKEKKDPGLLACPLSASSDSRLSESSETESDTCKVTSQSEELLPIPMSSASTDSSFGEDCVDASIFSDMSADAVDYEAESWSLTVEHKFCKKQDKRAVKRQDVIYELMQTELHHLQTLHIMAEVFRRGMKEEVQLDAEAVERVFPCLDQLLLFHHGFFSAMRERRLSSGQPQGHRNYLIQRIGDVLLQQFSEENGKKMKRVYGEFCSHHNEAVSFFKELQQHNKRFQNFIKQQGNNYLVRRREIPECILLVTQRITKYPVLLERILQYTQSETEEHTDLSKALAQIREVIAAVDLRVSEYERHQRLQEVFNRIENRSSAKLKNGHTFRKQDMMRPGQTLKHQGVLLWKTATGRLKDVLALLLTDTLILLQEKDQKYTFATVDQKPPVIALQKLIVREVANEERGMFLISASAAGPEMYEVHTSSKDERNTWMRLIREAVESCPEEEEDYTSESEEEKRAAEARIQKIQKLQESLMSQDQQICSSLEEKLQLYAELSTISGRTDASLVEPRLLVHPQSEELPQAAALLAAALQEAENLKAALSSKASSTFSNSSDSDTDSVFPMSPLSPSEAPSDPKASLRDPEPRERSWTEALADQSLTRVQKTDTNDIDLKVAQSVQSLTQLLYSLQAAVTLQDSCYEVQRLLLQETERPSPRAHRLHFPSLRGNTLQEQEKQRNFEKRKEEVAAAQRLQDRLRQEKERWEKECQAREIQHEEQESRLEMRERQCHLEAERLRREREELEEQLQEYQQNLERLREGQRSVEREREQLETQQKVLRCWKHSRQRSLPTVIPHMVIPLDGQQDQSLTQSRDPADNGSVFVNEAAFAGTSNNKRHIHHRGNDPTAHNCLNTLLARSNSRQHPVAKTPHPHSGSQGWVMGTGYLYTPTGRLGLQHKPSDHNSEDYIGETWSSTATAADPYPALPHPGDPQLGLSALVSLETDSSGEEGREETIVYL
- the arhgef28a gene encoding rho guanine nucleotide exchange factor 28 isoform X4; the protein is MSSSSDPPVTQQTQVADADIKYSIAGVTRTSTGTDGGSWNSADSDYLLLATDTPPPPCPEDLHPPHSPCLTPANPSLSGLNHPTSSELTHQIDSPPSDTCDLSPSLVALEVDSEDDGTESKSPLSPLSSDIERSEDKRDTFNPSFSLTCTRSQSASSACEPTSKELGNDGIRLRSYSYSSPKISLRPARFTRDNHTSDISPDAVFHTVSYSRSLLQALSLSKSLSLLHPGKQRASSISEHSHEKRIEEEELDKYNIPTKVESEKYKVYRTFSFLKSRMSSTRNKAKGKGKDREAKDRQLNGHRFATGSCLGPNMCVVCDKPATGKDFLHCSGCTAIVHKGCKESVPPCLKKLQDKYAVTKNRTASLPQNFTVRESPTPSVIPPSTSLPVMTPKEKKDPGLLACPLSASSDSRLSESSETESDTCKVTSQSEELLPIPMSSASTDSSFGEDCVDASIFSDMSADAVDYEAESWSLTVEHKFCKKQDKRAVKRQDVIYELMQTELHHLQTLHIMAEVFRRGMKEEVQLDAEAVERVFPCLDQLLLFHHGFFSAMRERRLSSGQPQGHRNYLIQRIGDVLLQQFSEENGKKMKRVYGEFCSHHNEAVSFFKELQQHNKRFQNFIKQQGNNYLVRRREIPECILLVTQRITKYPVLLERILQYTQSETEEHTDLSKALAQIREVIAAVDLRVSEYERHQRLQEVFNRIENRSSAKLKNGHTFRKQDMMRPGQTLKHQGVLLWKTATGRLKDVLALLLTDTLILLQEKDQKYTFATVDQKPPVIALQKLIVREVANEERGMFLISASAAGPEMYEVHTSSKDERNTWMRLIREAVESCPEEEEDYTSESEEEKRAAEARIQKIQKLQESLMSQDQQICSSLEEKLQLYAELSTISGRTDASLVEPRLLVHPQSEELPQAAALLAAALQEAENLKAALSSKASSTFSNSSDSDTDSVFPMSPLSPSEAPSDPKASLRDPEPRERSWTEALADQSLTRVQKTDTNDIDLKVAQSVQSLTQLLYSLQAAVTLQDSCYEVQRLLLQETERPSPRAHRLHFPSLRGNTLQEQEKQRNFEKRKEEVAAAQRLQDRLRQEKERWEKECQAREIQHEEQESRLEMRERQCHLEAERLRREREELEEQLQEYQQNLERLREGQRSVEREREQLETQQKVLRCWKHSRQRSLPTVIPHMVIPLDGQQDQSLTQSRDPADNGSVFVNEAAFAGTSNNKRHIHHRGNDPTAHNCLNTLLARSNSRQHPVAKTPHPHSGSQGWVMGTGYLYTPTGRLGLQHKPSDHNSEDYIGETWSSTATAADPYPALPHPGDPQLGLSALVSLETDSSGEEGREETIVYL